The window GGCCACCGGGTAGGTCTCCTCGACCCCATAACACGCCTGGAGCCTCTCAGCCATACGGTTCAACTCGGTCACCTCATGATTATGCTGTTCCAGTTGCCCCACCGTTAGCAAAAGCTCTTGATTGGCGCCATCAAGTTCCTGGGTGCGTTCCATCACCTTATGATCCAACTCATCGATATTGTCTTTCAAACGGCCAACCATGGTGTTAAACGTCTTAGCCAGAAAACTGATTTCATCTGTGCCCTCAATGTCACTCCGTGCCGACAAATCACCTTCGGTAACCAGACGCGCAACCTGGGACAATTTGCGGACTGGGAGCAACAACCGCCCCATCATCAACGACACCACCACGATAGAGAACAAGACAACAATAGCTGCCAATAACAGAATTTTATTCCGCAGGACATCAGAACTCTGATTAAGCTCATCAGTTTTAACCGAGGCGACAATGTACCAGTCAAAGCCCTCCACATGCCTGACCCAATTGATCTCCTCATGGGGCTGAACATTAGCGCCATAACTATCCCCGTCCATCGTGGTCGTCACAATGAGTTTGTGGTCTCGGGTATTACTTGCTGCGATCAGGTCCTCCACCAATTTGTTCTTGGTATTGGGGTTAATGATCGCTGACATATCAGTATTCTCCAGGTTGGCATTCGCATGAATAATGACATTATGCCAAGAGTCGAAGATATACATAAACCCCGTATCGCCGATAACAATCCCCTTCAGGATAACTCGAAGTTCTTCGATCATCTTCTCCTTACGAAGCAGTATTTCCGCCTCCAGATCATCAACAAAAACCTCGGTGCCGATCACCCACTCCCACGGAGTAAACACCCGGGCATAGGCCAGCTTTTCCGCCGGCAAATTATCGTTTGGTCGCTGATCCCAAAAGGTATGATATCCCTCTTCCTGCTCAATGGCCTTTTGAATCAGGGGAGTGAGCATGTAGTTACCAAACACGTCCCGGGCCTCGGAAAAGTCTTCCATATTTTTTTTTGGATCAGGGTGGGCAAGGTAAAAACCATTGTAATCAGCCACCCAGACAAAGTCGCCAGAGCCATATCGAAAGGCCCTTAACTCTTCCAAGGCGCTCCACTGGGCCTGGTCCTCGGAGATCAACCCGTTTCGTACCTGATCAGTCTTATTCTTCAGGTAGGCGTCAGTAAAAAGGATGATGTTCTTGAGTTCCCGGCGATGTGCGCCAGTCACCGTTTTTCGATGGGCCTCCATTGCCAGATAGTTGGAGGTGATCAGCGATTGAATATTGGCCAGATTGGTCTGCACCGACTTCTCTTCCAGGGCATAGACCTTGGTCTTGATGAAGGGAACAGCATAGAAATAGACCGCCATCGCGAAACCCAGCATCGTTATCACGATGGGGGCAAGGAATCGCCGGAACAGTGGGGAAGTGAAAACACTCCCCAAGTCTTGACTTTGCGGTGTGGCCATAAACTGATGATAGCGGGGTAAAATTCAAGGTAATCTACCGAATGAACCATCTTACAGGATACTATCGGCATAACACAATTTTTTTTCAACCAAACGGGAGAAAAAGTAACCCAGTGGAATTGGTAAAAAATTCCTGATGATCTGGTAGATATTTTAACGGTCAGCCTGATAGCAAAGGTAATCGTAGGAGTTCAATTCAAGGGATGCAGGATGTATAAGAGTCGTATAATAATGCTGATATCGTCCGAAAATAATTTCCTCCTTTCACTGGATCACCACGATATCAAACGGCTTTGCCCTCAGATCAATCTCTGACTCAAGCTTCTGAGTGGAAAGATCGATCACTGTTACCAAATTGGCTGAGCCATCAACCGCATAAAGCCAGTTGCGAGCAAATGAGATAGCCATCTCACCGGGAGATCCACCGGTAGCAATCTCCTTAACAACAGTCAACTGATCAGGCCGCAGCACACTTACACTGCCTCCCTGCGAATTTGCCACGAAGAGGCTTCGCTCATGAAACAGGATGCGACTCGGCCCAAGACCAACATGTTGACGCAACGATGCGCCACTGCCCATACTATACATACCCACCGTGTTCGCTCGACTTTCAGCAATGTAAAGATTTCCGTCATACTCTGCAATACCTTCAGGATTAGTGCCAACAGCAATCGATTGTCGAACCTGCAACGTCATTGGGTCAAGAAGCACAACTTTCTGCGACTGGGAGGAGGAGACGGCAACAATCTGACTTTCTTCTAAAAAAACACAATAATCAAGCCGATCTCCCAAGCGGATCTGGGCAGCAAGACTCCCGGTATCGAGATCAACTCGAAACACCATCCCAGTGGCCTGATCGACCAGATAGGCATTGCGTCCAGCCGAGTCAATCGTCATGAGCGACGGGCGAGTCGCCATCGGAATCCGAATCCGATCTCGAACCTTGCCTGAGGAAAGCTCCACCGCCACGATAGTGGCCTGATCCTCTGCCAATACATACAAAATATTTCCTGCTTTACTGGCATGAAGAGAAGTCGGGGCGCCGAAAATACCCCATGATCCGCAAATACGATTCTGATCAGTCCTGATAATGTAGACGGTATTGATTTCCGGACAACTGACAAAAGCCAGTTCTGTGGTCAAGGGAATATGCTGTTCACTGACACCGAAGGCAGGAATAAACTGCGGGGCTTTGATTACTGATGCGGCAATATCCCAATGCAGAAACAAAGTGACACTATCGCCTTCTTCAAGAGATACTACCTTGGCAAGAGGATATTCAACCGGCTGAGATGGTGGCAGGAGAGTAGTTTCCCGACCATCCTGCTCGACCACAACCTGAGTAATCCGAAAACGAACCCGTTGATATTGACCGACCGGCGCCTGAACGCGATCAAGCAACGCC is drawn from Desulfobulbaceae bacterium and contains these coding sequences:
- a CDS encoding diguanylate cyclase codes for the protein MATPQSQDLGSVFTSPLFRRFLAPIVITMLGFAMAVYFYAVPFIKTKVYALEEKSVQTNLANIQSLITSNYLAMEAHRKTVTGAHRRELKNIILFTDAYLKNKTDQVRNGLISEDQAQWSALEELRAFRYGSGDFVWVADYNGFYLAHPDPKKNMEDFSEARDVFGNYMLTPLIQKAIEQEEGYHTFWDQRPNDNLPAEKLAYARVFTPWEWVIGTEVFVDDLEAEILLRKEKMIEELRVILKGIVIGDTGFMYIFDSWHNVIIHANANLENTDMSAIINPNTKNKLVEDLIAASNTRDHKLIVTTTMDGDSYGANVQPHEEINWVRHVEGFDWYIVASVKTDELNQSSDVLRNKILLLAAIVVLFSIVVVSLMMGRLLLPVRKLSQVARLVTEGDLSARSDIEGTDEISFLAKTFNTMVGRLKDNIDELDHKVMERTQELDGANQELLLTVGQLEQHNHEVTELNRMAERLQACYGVEETYPVAAEAMAALFPQSSGYLYMAQAGGVENVFDLVIQWGERSELATTVAKDDCLAFSNFRIHELRGLEGEAVCDHYVPGEHGLSFCVPLFAQNDVMGMLHLNIKECCKDDRQFEHQKRLVASATDHLAMSMANLKLRERLQNLSVRDGLTGLFNRRYMEETLSREFKAYERTKHPVGVIILDVDFFKKFNDTYGHEAGDLVLIELGKVLSANVRKEDVVCRFGGEEFVVILLGAPPEQALVRAELLRSKVETDLRLTYHGHDIRVTISLGAASFPEHGEAPDQVLKAADTALYRAKEAGRNRAFQATVSRA